Part of the Triticum urartu cultivar G1812 chromosome 2, Tu2.1, whole genome shotgun sequence genome, AAAACGGAAACCAGGTAAGCATTGTTTCTTTAAATGTTAGGAGCTACTAGcctttgattttttttaaacatGAAATAGCCCCATATTTCATACTGAAATGAAATTGATAAACACACCTAGGATTCaagaaaaaaaatcatggatGAAGAAAAAGGGAAAGCCATCAGGAGATAACACCCCCACAGGGCCCAGCATCGCACATCATAGCACATCCACACAGATCGCAACCTCCGGGAAGATTAGACCAACATCATACACTTGTACGCATCCACATTGTTTTCTCTGTGGCCCTTGTTTCTAAGGTCTAGAGCAACATCATGGCGAGTGAGAAGCTTGTAACTAAAATCACTACTGAACGATCCACATGGAACTTACTGTCGAAACATGTGCCATACTAATTCTTTACAAATTGCCCATAAACTTTATTGATAGATTTTGTTACAATTTATATCAACACAAAATATGGGCTTCTGCATGTCTAACCACACATACAATTAAATGTAAAAAGGTCTTCCGCCCATCTCCGAGACGTTTGTAAACCAGGCATGATTATCAAGTTATCCAAATTCACCACCAAAAATGTACTCTAGTAAATGATGTTCCAATTAAGCTCAGGGTTGTCAAGCACCTCTATTAGAGCCGGCACGTCCACATCTCCTTGGTCGAACTTGTGAAATTATGTTACTGATCCCACCATTTTCTCATTTCGAATTAGGTCCATATGAGGGTCATTCTTCGCGCCATTTGTAGTGTTGTCATCGCTGCAAGTGTGATGACCTAAGTACACAACATTGTACTTTGCATCTTCCTCTTCATAGTTAAGAGATGTGTTTTGATCCTGTTGCTGAATTGTCTTGGTTGCTGCGCAATTCCGTTCTGTGTAGGCGCATCTATAGTAGCTCCTGCTTAATTACAAGTTTGGTAGGTGAGCAATTCGGTCCTGTGTAAGTGCATCTGTAGTATCACATGTGATGATTTACGAGAACCATCTCAAATAAGGGGAATGTAGGTTTTGGTAGTAGTAATGTGAAGATATGATTGAATGAATTGCTTAGTGATATAGTAGTATATATAGACACCTAGCATGTTCCCTGTCGTTTATGTTTTTCTGCCCATATTTTCTCCAATGATGGCCATCATAATGTGGAACAACTGTTACAAGTGATCTTGATCGCCTGTCGTTGTTTCTCCTAcacgatgcatgcatgcatgcatgcatgcatacatacatacatacatacatacatacatacatacatacataagTGGCAATTAACTGGCCAGATATAGGTCCAATTTGAATTTTATTCGATAAGTGCAAACCTTCTCTTCTGACCAATGTTGCTGATCATAGGCTTCTCCTCTTGTCCCTCGCCGGGGTTGGGCGAAATTACGTAAACGTTGGCGAGGTCGAAGGGTGCCGTCGCCGATCTATGACGGTCTGCTTGGGTACTAATCCCCTGGAGCCTGGACATGACGACAGCGATGTAGTTGATCACATTGTCGAAGAGGCCGATCGCGAGGTCGGCCGACCTGCCGTCCACGTAGCGAAGCGCAGGCAGGATCAGCGCACGGAGCTGCAGCAGAAGCTCTTGCTGCCGGCTGAGCAACGTGTCCATCTCGGAGCTGCCATTGACAACAATCGTGGTGCTGCTCTTCATCTTGTTACCCAAGAATGCATATGCGGATCTGCGCGTGCCCTCCTTATGTAGTATGGGCCATGCACGGACGCACTTGCTAGTTAAATATGTACCACGGTATGTACGTGCCAATGGCTATGGGCGGAGGACCGCAGGTCCGTCTATAAGAAAGAGCAGTGCACGAACATGTTTGACTCGCCGGTCGTCCGGGGTTGTTGCTCCCCTGTGATCCAAAAGGAAAGATCAAAAGAGTCAAAGACCACCTCCAATTAATCTGCATGCAATCATTAATTCATGCATGCAGATTGAAGCTACTATTTAATTGTCTGTTTGAAAGTGCTTGCATGCAATGACCGGGAGAGTGACATATACGCGGAATGAACACGTACTCATGTGCAATTATTCGTTCATGCATGCACGAAGCAATGTATGTAATCCACCAACCAGGTGTTTTACATAGCATAGGTGTACACCTAACGTACGGTCATATTCAAATTGCACGCG contains:
- the LOC125540745 gene encoding probable WRKY transcription factor 62, which gives rise to MKSSTTIVVNGSSEMDTLLSRQQELLLQLRALILPALRYVDGRSADLAIGLFDNVINYIAVVMSRLQGISTQADRHRSATAPFDLANVYVISPNPGEGQEEKPMISNIGQKRRRNNDRRSRSLVTVVPHYDGHHWRKYGQKNINDREHARSYYRCAYTERNCAATKTIQQQDQNTSLNYEEEDAKYNVVYLGHHTCSDDNTTNGAKNDPHMDLIRNEKMVGSVT